The Streptomyces spororaveus genome includes a region encoding these proteins:
- a CDS encoding NADAR family protein encodes MIRNRVTYRTVDGVRIPGTWRHVFIHNGRYFLTDLRVYADGLVDCWGLVTLEEFEEKLRSGWVATDLPDGAPAAAHGMARWKFSEPRSQLTPELLLAEVKDTIDQLNDRPDSTGRCLAAVDAFLEDRTEENRALARDAFLAVPVTKRRFALGDMDRKDWPLRVLVAGPGGRTYLSFDEQVTQEDYDRALAYFEERSRLKAEWQTRTSADGPATPYAPAVHLPPFAAKERVMDPGLRGLRNDYPAPITVGEVDYPSVAHAYWALSLARPEDHDAVATADSGAAAQEIAAGAPCREGWEQARTAVMTSLLRAKYEQHSELAAILLATNDSTLLYEDVYSSFWGESGGRGRNWLGRLLELVRSDLHMHRSGIPVL; translated from the coding sequence ATGATCCGCAACCGCGTCACCTATCGCACCGTGGACGGCGTCCGCATACCCGGAACCTGGCGGCACGTCTTCATTCACAACGGCCGCTACTTCCTGACCGACCTCCGCGTCTATGCCGACGGGCTCGTCGACTGCTGGGGCCTGGTCACCCTCGAGGAGTTCGAGGAGAAGCTCCGCTCCGGATGGGTCGCCACAGACCTGCCGGACGGCGCCCCAGCAGCCGCACACGGTATGGCGCGCTGGAAGTTCAGCGAGCCCCGGAGTCAGCTCACACCTGAACTGCTTCTCGCGGAAGTCAAGGACACCATCGACCAGCTGAACGACAGGCCCGACTCGACCGGCCGTTGCCTGGCCGCCGTCGACGCGTTCCTCGAGGATCGGACGGAGGAGAACCGGGCCCTGGCCCGCGATGCGTTCCTGGCCGTCCCCGTCACGAAGCGCCGCTTCGCCCTGGGCGACATGGACCGCAAGGACTGGCCCCTGCGAGTGCTGGTGGCAGGGCCTGGAGGCCGGACGTACCTGTCCTTCGACGAGCAGGTCACGCAGGAGGACTACGACAGGGCCCTCGCGTACTTCGAGGAGCGTTCCCGCTTGAAGGCCGAGTGGCAGACCCGCACATCGGCGGACGGCCCCGCGACTCCGTACGCTCCGGCGGTCCACCTACCCCCCTTCGCGGCGAAGGAGCGGGTGATGGACCCAGGCCTGCGCGGTCTGCGCAACGACTACCCCGCGCCGATCACCGTAGGCGAGGTCGACTACCCCTCGGTCGCACACGCCTACTGGGCTCTGTCGCTCGCGCGTCCGGAGGACCACGACGCGGTCGCGACGGCGGATTCCGGCGCTGCAGCACAGGAGATCGCGGCAGGTGCACCGTGCCGCGAAGGCTGGGAGCAGGCCCGTACCGCTGTCATGACCAGCTTGCTGCGCGCCAAGTACGAACAGCATTCCGAGCTGGCCGCGATCCTGCTGGCGACGAATGACTCCACCCTGCTCTACGAGGACGTGTACTCGAGCTTCTGGGGTGAGAGCGGCGGCCGTGGCCGCAACTGGCTCGGCCGGCTCCTCGAGCTCGTCCGCTCCGACCTCCACATGCACCGATCCGGGATTCCGGTGCTGTAG
- a CDS encoding ferrous iron transport protein A — translation MTDSSASVPVDVDDRQAIEHLLVRPLRGTWPTGALAPGSRVTVVRAPDWDGPWQAEFPGTIDAMGAPEPNEHAQALSGELVYWVIFDAPQYDCDGDGPYRKAQIWDRYLRAEPEPEA, via the coding sequence ATGACAGACAGTTCCGCCTCTGTTCCTGTGGATGTAGATGACCGCCAGGCGATAGAGCACCTTCTGGTTCGTCCCTTGAGGGGGACATGGCCGACGGGTGCACTGGCACCGGGGAGCCGGGTCACGGTCGTTCGTGCCCCGGACTGGGACGGTCCTTGGCAGGCCGAGTTTCCCGGAACGATCGATGCCATGGGTGCACCCGAACCCAATGAACATGCCCAGGCGCTCAGCGGCGAGCTGGTGTACTGGGTGATCTTTGACGCGCCGCAGTACGACTGCGACGGGGACGGTCCCTATCGCAAGGCCCAGATCTGGGATCGGTACCTCAGGGCCGAGCCGGAGCCCGAGGCGTAG